The nucleotide sequence CCTGTCAAGGGGAGGAATGTGGAAGGTGGGATTCGCTTCGGTGAGATGGAGCGTGATGCTTTGCTGGCTCATGGCACATCTTTCTTGCTGCAAGACCGCCTGTTCAATTGCTCCGATGGCTCCGTAGCTTATGTCTGCATGAGCTGTGGCAGCATGACATCTCCTGTGCTGGAGAAACCACTGCACTCCTCCGCTGTGGCAAGCAACAGGAGATACTCCTGCTCTGTCTGCAGTGAGGTGGACAAGATCGAGGTTGTCCCTGTGCCACATGTCTTCCGTTACTttgtggcagagctggcagccaTGAACATAAAAACAAAGCTGAACGTGGAGTAGCTCTGTCTTCGGGCCTGGcgatgctgctgctgggggggagGAAGCACATGTCGGTTCTGCCTTTGCCCCCAGCAGGTTTCAAGCGTTAAGTCAGTTCTCAGGTTCTTCAAAAGTTTGCAAGATTAATTTGATGTTCGTATTGAGACAGGACAGTCGCCAAGCTGTACGGTGAGGAAATGCGGCTCTGTTGAAGTTTGTTTGCACTTCCTAAAGGATCACTAGCTATTGAGATGTGGTGTACGGAAATCAAGCAATATCACTGCTCCCATAGGGCTGCAGGGTTGAGAGCACTGGGGGTTATTCATTCTCCAAGTGCTGGCTGTGGCTGCAAAGATGAAGAGGTCATAAAACAGCATGAAATGAATACtggaaatgaccaaaaaaaaatttttttgcaagaaaaatcctTGCAAAACATAGGCCTTAATGATGGGTACATGTCAAAGTGATTGGACacctttgttttatttcaataCATATTCCTTGAAACTTATGAAGAAGGAGGCACGAAGTTCTAATTGCAAGAGACTAAGGGGACTGAGCCACGCCTGTCCTGGGAGCGCCTGGTGCTCATCCCACAGCGGTGGGGTTTTTCGGTGCGTTTGCCTGAAGCAGCAGTAACCAGCGGGCGTTCCGGCACTGATCCCGCCCTGCACTCAGCTTCCTGCAGCGCCGTAAAGTGCGGACGTCGTGGTGCGGAGCTCGCCGTGTCCCGGTCACTGCATCTACCCGGTTCCCTGCAGCGGAACCCCCGTCGGTGCATGCTCGTTCCCTCCCGCGGGACCCCGCGGCGGCCCGACCAAGCAGCAGCCTTACGCTTCTTGTTAAGAGTTCTTTTGTACGTTTCTACATTACCTGTCTCCAGAGCCGTGCTGGGCGCGGGGGGACTCTGGCAAGGGCTGGCCGGGGCAACTTTCCCAGGGCTTGGCGGGAGGCGGGAGGCGGGAGGCGGTGGGGCTGGCCCCCGTGGGCGACGCGAAGGGCTGCCGCACGCCCGGCGGTTCTCGCCCGCTCCGCACCAGCTGCAGCACTTCGGCGAAGGAGGGAGCGGGTTGCGGCGGGGCCGGTGCCGACTCCATGGCGCGGCCGGGGCGGGAGCACCAGGAAGGCGGAGCGGGACGGGCCGTACCATTGGAGGGGAGACAGGCGGTTCCACAGCTGCGGGAGGGGAAGGCGGAGGACACCAGAGACACTGCCGGTGTCAGGCCCGTCCTCTCAGCCCCTGGGGCCGCCCCCCCGTGACGCTAGGTGCTGGGCGACGCAGCTGGCGGCGGCAGTTGGGGGCTGAGCTCCCACCAGCTCCAGGAGCTATGGCTGACACGGAGcttccctggctgctgctggctgctgctgcgCTCTTGCTCCTGCCCTGTGAGTACTCCCGGGAGGGACAGGGACAACCCCGAGGGGTGGGAGGGCTGGGTGCCATCCAGCCTGGGTGCAAAGGCTGAGCTGGCAGCTGTGATGGGTGCAACATCCAGGGGACACAGTGCCTCTAACCCCTGTTCCCCCTCCCCAGCTAGCAGGCCTGCCGAGCCACTGCCCACCCTGGCCCCACCGCTGAGCATGGTGGTGGCCGGGCAGCTCCGGCAGCTGGTGGTCTGTGTGGTGAGCGACCTGGCCCCCAGCTCCAGCCATGCTGTCTGGATCTCCGATGAGAACGGCAGCGCCCTGCAGTCCTTTGCCTATGGGACATCCCAGGAAGATGGTGGCACCGTCTGCGCCATCTGTCTCCTCCCCGATGAGCCCCTGGCTGAAGGGAATTTCGCTTGCCATGTGGGGCCCAACAGGACCTCCCCAGCCCACAGCTCCAGCCCCATCCACATCATGGGtatggcctcactgccacccgcTGCCTtgcctgctgctgcccagcctggTGGCCCTTGAGGTTGTGGGGGCTCTGGAGCCAGCGGGGAGCAGGTGTGAAGCCCTGTGAGTCAACATTGATGCCTCAACTAGCAGGCACAGGAAGGGGTTTGTGGCTGGCCCTGCCATACACCTGGCACcgggctgctgctgcctccccagctgctctttcatCCCACAGGCAATGAAGAGACAGCAGAGCTGTGTCCCAGCAGTATGGCTGGTGAGTCTCTGGGCCCTGCCGTGCTGGGAATGGTATTTGCCAGGGAGCAAACTGTGCTGGGCTCCTGGTAGGGCCCCTGCTGGGGGTGTATTGTGGTTGGCATGTGTCTTCACAGTGTCAAGGGCATGAAGATCTGTCTCTGCAGGGAGGATGGGGAAAGGTGGGTCAGAGCTAGCCTGCTCTCAGGGATAGCATTGAGGATGACATGAGGTGTCTGGGAATGTGTGAGGTTGACAGACACCCACAGTGGGACCCAGGGAGCCTGTTGGGCCTGAAGTCTTGGGGACAGTCCCCTCAACGTGGCCCCACCTGGAAGGGACGTGAGGGCAGAAGGGTGCCTGTGGCAGGCATCACCCTGTCCCCTCTGTTGCAGTGCAACCGGCCCAtgcctcagcagctctgctcgTGGCCATGCGGGTGGTGCTGCTGAAGGCTGCACTCTCTGATGCTCTGCTCACCGCCATCCTCCTCGCCCAGAGCTGAATGCCGAGGTGCATGCACAGCCCCAAGGGGTGAGTCCTCCTGGTTTGCCCTGGGAGTGCAGAGGGCACCTAAATTACTCTGAAGGTGGGGGAGACCCCCAAACACAGGATGGAGGGAGAGACTCAGTGTTGTTTGGGAATGCAGGGGGGAACCCCGTGTGGGTGGAGAAGAAAGAGGGGCTGCTATGTTTTTGTGGGTGGAAGGGACCAGGAATTATCTGAGGGGTGGGAAAAGACCCCAAGTTATCCAGGAGTAGGGAGGAGACCCCGAATTATCTGGGGGGTAAGGGCAGGGCCCCAGATTTCCAGAGCAGGGAGGGGCCCTGGAAGGTTCTGTGGGCGGTCGGTGATCGCGGAAGGGACGCCGGGGGGCGGGGACACGGACCGCACGCCCCCGCCTCTCAGCACCGAGGCCACGTGCGCGACCGCCGCTGTCACGTGGGGGTTCATTGAGACGACCCGGAGGTGATTGTACGGCAGCCGGGCAGGACCGCTCGGGTTGGCTGGGCGAGCCACGCGCGCCGCGGGGATTAGCCGGCGCCGCGCGGTTGCTATGGTTAcccggcgggggggcgggcgcTCCCGGAAGCGCGGGGCGGAAGCGGAGCCATGGCGTCGGTAACGCTGCTgctggtggcggcggcggcggtgatGGCGGGAGACGACGACTCGGACTGGGTGCGGCTGCCCAGCAAGTGCGAGGGTGAGTGAGGCCGGGAGTGGGTGGGCTGGAGGGGCCCCGCTGGAGCGGCTGGGCCCGAGTCCCCGGGCGAAACTGTGGTGATGGCCGCCGCCTGCTGGCTGCTCAGGCCGGGGGCTTACTGGTGCGGAGGCTGCGGCCGCAGCCCGAgacatagaaacacagaatgacctgagttggaagggacccacaaggatcatcgagtccagctcctgttcctgcataggacaaccagacagttcacaccatgtgtctgagagtgtcgtccagtctcttcttgaacactgtcaggcttggggtcgtgatgcctccctggggagcctgttccagtgctcagacACCCTCTGGTGGAGCATGACTGTGCCCCTGCGGGCTTCccctctgcctgctgctgcctgacTTCATGGCCCCACGGGAGTGCTTTCCTGTGTGCCTGCAGTGGAGTGGAGCCTCCCCGGCGTGTCCCTGTTTGCGGCCGCCTTCCGTCCTTCCATAGGTGAAAGGTTTAGGGGTGCTCTGGCAGTCACTGCTGTCTCCGGTAGGCACTAATCGCCTGGTGGTTCATTGCTGGGTCTGGTCATCTCTGCTGCTCACAGTTCAGCCTCGGTGATGCTTCCTCCCTGAGCAGCCCCTTGATTAACAAGCAATCATAGGCTTCACAGGCAGTCCAGGGCTGGTCATGATACACCTTTGCTGTCTGCTGTAGTTTCCTCTATCTTTGCTGCGCAGGGACATGTGGAGCTTGACAGCAAAGAGAAAAGGATGAACTGAAACTCCAGACCTCTCTGCAAAGCTTTTCCTGCCAGGGAAGCAGCTCTGGAGACACTGAtgtccaagctgtgctgtgccacctgcaTAACCTCAGAGAAGCATCATAGTGAGCACTGACCACATGCTGCTCCTCATGCCCAGGCTTGGAACCTGTGTCAGCATGCAGTGATAGCCATGGACAGCATCTGGATAACTGGACCTGGCAGTGAGTGCACCTGGCATGTGCGGGGGATGCTGCAGCAGGTGTTGTGTGGAGAGGGAAGTCCTCAAGGCCCGAATccagaggggctgcaggaggaAGCACTTGTCCCACCTGAGAAGTAGCTGCAGTCACCTCGAGCCCCTGGTGCCAGCAGAGGAAGGAAAGTGCAGGATGTGTGCACAGGCTTCTTGGCATGTGCATGCCAGCCCTAGACAAGCCACCTCACTCTTCTGCTTGTGGTACATCTCTGCTCATGTCATTGCCTGGGAGAAGATGTGGTGGCTTATCACTGTCCAACCATTCCTGTTGGGGCTTGGACCTTCTCCCAAAGCAGGGTTTGAAGAAAAGGTGGCAAACAGGAGCCTGCAGCACAGGACAAAGTCCGCCAGCCTCTCAGGACCCTGGCTTTTTGGGAGGAAGGACCACATCATGCCTGGCTTCCATCCTTCCATATTTCCACATATTTAGTCCCTGAGATATTTCTCTTCTGCTCTATGTTTTTACAGCTCTGTAAGACTGTTACAGAAGAAATAAagcttttatttacttttgtttccctgtgggtttttttagttctaTAAAAGAAAACGTGTTCTGTTATAAAGCTGTTGGTACTGTCATCTCTGCTGCAGGCAGTGCCCCACACAGTGTTCCTGGAGCTGAGAGCCCCTCATGCAGTGGCACAGTCCGTAGCCAGCATCTTTTCCCACCACCCAGCTGCTCCATCTCCAACACAGCCTCCATATCTCCAGAGCACTGGAGGAATTGTTACCGGGTGGGATATGCTGGTGTCATGAGGAGGAGCTGTGACCTGTATTACAAAGAGACCCCATCCTCTTCCAGGAGGAACCGAGTAGCTGGTGGTGCGGAGGCAGAGGTTTCAGTGGCTGTGAAGCGGTGCTGTGGGGAAACGTGCAGGTAAAACTGGCGCCGTCTGCCTTCCTAGCTGTGCCATAGCAGCTGGCTGAGTGCACATACAGACAGCTAAGCATTGATTTAGGTGTTCCTGCATCAAGGCATCTCCAGTGGAAACAGTTGAGCCATTCCTGGTTATTTGAATGGCCGAGGTTTCTGTTTTCTGCTCACAGCAGCTCCAGCGTGCCCAAATCCCTGTGTTTGTGCTGCCTTCCAGTCCCCTGGTGCTGTATCATGCTTCCCATCAGAGCGGAAaaaccccctcacctgcctctGCTTTCTTTCCTGCAGTGTGCAAGTATGTGGCAGTGGAGCTGAAATCTGCTTTTGAGGAGACCAGCAAGACCAAGGAGGTGATTGACACCAAGTACGGCTTCCTGGACGGGAAGGGCTCTGCTGTCAAGTACACACAGTCGTAAGTGAGAGGGCTCGTGGGGTGACCAGAGCAGCCGGGGTGTGCTCCTTCTGTTTGGGGGAGTCTGAGAACTGCAGAGCACTCCCCCATGGTGGCAGCTGGGCTGAGGCCTCACTCTGTGCCCTGGCTGTTCTTGGGTGGCAGTGCTGAACCCGAGCCCTCCCTCCTCTCCATGTAGGGACATACGATTAATCGAGGTGACGGAGAACATCTGCAAGCGGCTTTTGGATTACAACCTGCACAAGGAGCGGACTGGCAGTAACAGATTTGCAAAGGTGAAGGCTGTCCTCCAGTCCCCTGCTTCCCGGCATCCCTCACTCACCCCTGCACTGCCAGGGCACTGAACTGGAGTTCATTCTTCCCATCACCTGCTAGTGCCCAGCTTGCAAGGCGTGCTGCCCCCAAGTCAGGTGTGTGGCACCATCCTTGGGGGTGGGCAGGTCCCTGCAGGTGTGTGGCACCATCCTTGGGGGTGGGCAGGTCCCTGCCCTTGCCTGCACAGATGGATGCCTGGCACACATCTTCCTGTTGTTTTTGAGAGCAGGTTTGCAGAGGGGAACTCTCTGCCACTTGAACTCCTTCATAGTAACCTTGATGCCCCAGGAACCCTGATTTTGGCTGACTTGCATGTACCTGCATCCCTGGGCAGGGTTGTGGGGCCAGTGTTGGGAGGGGAAAGCAGGAGCCCAGCGGGAAGAGCACTGTTTCAGCAGACGGCACTGCTTCCCCAGGGCATGTCGGAGACATTCGAGACCCTGCACAACCTGGTGCACAAGGGAGTCAAGGTGGTGATGGACATCCCCTATGAGCTGTGGAACGAGACCTCTGCTGAGGTGGCTGACCTCAAAAAGCAGGTACTTGGCCTGGTGGGACTGGCACTTGGCAGTGGCCATGGCCTTGTGGCCTGGAGCACAGGGGGAGAGAGGGTCTGGAGGTGCACTGCCAGGAACAGGCGCGTCAGTAGATCCTGCTGCCCTGTTCTTGGTCATGCCCTGACGGCATGCAGCTGGAGCTGGGCTATCCTCTCTATGCTAGTGTGATGTGCTGGTGGAAGAGTATGAAGATGTGATCGAAGACTGGTACAGGCACCACCAGACAGAAGATCTCTCCCAGTTTCTCTGTGCTAACCATGTGCTAAAAGGGAAGGACACAAGTAAGTCCTGGCTACAGCCAGGGGCAGCACAGGCAagctggggtgggtgggggagCCCTGCCAGGGCACCGAGAGCATTGCCTCTCCCTCAGGGCCCCCTCTACCTTTCTCcccaggctgcctggcagagaagtGGACTGGCAAGAAGGGTGACTTGGCAAGCGTGAGGGAGAAGCAGAGCAagaaaaagaacaggaagaagaagaagggccagaaggatgaGAGCAAGGGAGCTGCTGTCCTCCCAGCTGCTGGGGAGGCCCTGGAGGAGAGTGGGATCCAGGAGGAGGCTCCGCTCACCCACAGCCGGGTCGATGAGCTGTAGGCATGCCAGCCGCAGCCTCTGGGGCCACCCGCTTGGGGGTTCTCACCCTGCCATGTCTTGCAGGTACCAAAGGAAAAGGGACTTGTGTCACAGCATGAGCGACCCTGGGGAGGCCAGAGCAGCCAGCTCAGACTTGCGAGCGATCTTGCGAGCAGGGGGTGGCACGGAACTGCCGACCCAACAGCTCCAGGAGGCCGCGGGTGCTGCCCCACTGCCAGCTCTTCGTCCTGCCCCTGCTGCCCACACCCTGACAGGACTGTAAATAAAGATGTTTTCCCCAGAACCGTTGCCGCTGCCGGCCCTCCTTCACCGGCGGTGCGGGGGCAGGCGCGGCTCCGGCCCCGCCCCACCGGGGAAGCTGATGCGCTTCCATCGGCCTGGGGCGCTGCGGTCGGGCGGGCAGGCCCCGCCCCTttgcggccccggccccgccgccacgTAGGGGCGTGGAAGGAGGGGGCTGTGGAAGCGGAGATTGGTGGGTCTTTAGGGGGCGGAGGAGGCGCGGATTGGTGGGGTGGCTGGCGGGGGCGGGGCTTGGAGGCGGGGTGGTGGCGCGGCGCGGTGGGGCCGGAGTGGGGCCGGGGTCGTGTCGGCGAGATGGTGGACAGCGTCTACCGGACGCGGTCGCTGGGGGTGGCGGCGGAGGGGTTACCGGACCAGTACGCGGATGGGCGGGCGGCCCGTGTGTGGCAGCTGTACATTGGGGACACGCGCGGCCGCACGGCCGAGTACCGCAGCTGGCTCCTGGCGCTGCTCCGCCAGCACCGCTGCCGCTCTGTCCTCGACGTGGCCTGCGGCACTGGGTGAGGCACCGCACTCCGCGCCCACCCGCCTCCCAGGTTCTCCCGACGCCGGGGCTAACCTGAGTCCTACTGCCCTTCGCCGTCTCCGGCACCCCCTTCCCCGCCACAAGCACCACGGGCCCCTTGCCTGCCCTCGGCTCCACTGACAGCTGTTTCCCCAGGGTGGATTCCATCATGCTGCTCGAGGAAGGCTTCCAGGTGACCAGCGTCGACGCCAGCGACAAGATGCTAAAGTATGCGCTGAAGGAGCGCTGGGAGCGGCGCAAGGAGGAGCCCTTCGACCGATGGGGTGCGGGGGTTGTGGGGGCTGGGAGGGACGTAGACACCAGCCCTCGGCACTGGGGACCTCTGCCCTGAACCCCTCccgcggccccccccgccccgggtgtCCTGTCCCCGACCTCATGCTGTACTCAGGCCCCTGGCATGGGTGTCACTGGCCAGGCggctgtgctgcagggacagggatggagttGCTGGTAGCAGCTGCTCGGCAAGCCTAAGCTGTGGCCCTCACTTGCCTGCTGGCCCCAGGCTGGATCCACCACCTCCAGAGGCCAAGTTAGGGCTGAGTGATGCTGGAGTGGGGTCCTACATGCAGGGGAGGCTGTTAGGGTGTCCCTGCCCTGATCCACTCCCCTGTGCTACAGTCATCGAGGAGGCCAACTGGCTCACcttggaaaaagacctggagaAGCCAGGGGACGGGTTTGATGCAGTCATCTGCCTGGGCAACTCCTTTGCACACCTGCCTGACTTCAAAGGTGAGCTGGGGGGGGTTGGTGAAGGGGATGTGGATACCTGTTACACAGTCTTCCAGCAGGCTGAGAATGTGCCCTAACTCATGACGTAAGTAGGGCAGTGGATTACTCCTGGTGGAGTTGCTGTGTCATGGCATGTCTCCAGGGAGCCTGAGAACATGCCCTAGTTCGTGGCATGAGTGGGGCCATTAGATCATGGGGTGATGGAGCTGTGTGCATCTATGTCATATCTCTGGCAAAGCTGGAGACACACCCAGACTTGTGCTTCAAGTGGATTGATGGGTTCCTCATGTGGCATACTATGCCTCAGTAAGGCTGAGAACATGCCTGAGCTCATATCATGGGTGGGGCTGTGGGTTCACCAAGCTGAGACTGGGGTTGAAGGTGGTGGGGGCAGCTGTGTGTATGGGTGAGATGGGGCCTCGTTGGCTGTGCCATGTGGTACAGCCAGTGCCTGGAGACACCATGGTTTCCTGTCCAGGGGACCAGAGTGACCACAAGCTGGCCCTGAGGAATATTGCCAGCATGGTGCGGCCCGGGGGTGTCCTGGTCATTGACCACCGCAACTATGATCACATTCTGGCCACAGGCTGTGCGCCGCCTGGCAAGAACATCTACTATAAGGTGGGTGGCTGGCAGACCCAGCACCATCTCACACCCCTTTGCCCCAACCCCTGGCCACAAGCAAGGCCagatggagcagggctgtgcccagGCTGGGGCCCACCCCGTCTCCGCAGGACACAGACATCCCTCTTGCGGTCTCCAGAGCGACTTAACCAAGGACATCACCACCTCAGTGCTGCTGGTAAACAACAAGGCACACATGGTGACCCTGGACTACACGGTGCAGGTCCCCCCTACTGAAGCAGGGGCAGCCCCAGAGCTGAGGTGAGAGGGGCCGCAGGGGTGGCTCACAGCATGGGGTGAGGTGCCTGGCGCTGTATCCTGCTGTTCCCCTGCCTCACCATTGTTGCCTTCTTGCAGCACATTTCGGCTCTCGTACTACCCGCACCGGCTGGAGGCCTTCACAGCCCTGCTAAAATGCGCCTTCCAGGGGAAGTGCCAGCATAGCGTCCTGGGTGACTTCCAGCCTTACATCCCAGGACAAGCCCATGTTCCCTGCTACTTCATCCACGTTGTGAAGAAGACAGCCTgagggggctgtggagatgggACTGTGGTGGCTGAGAGCTATaagcagctctggggacaagcagggagctGGGGACATTGCTGGGAGGTGCCTGGAAGCCCCCTCCCCTTAATGAAGAGCACTCGTGAGAGTTACTGGAGCCTGTGGTCCATGTGTCCATGTCTGGGCAGGGAATAGGGTGAGGGGGATGGCTGCAGCTACCTCAGGACTCCCAGGAAAGGCAATGCCCAGCCTGGGGGGAGCATGGGATGGGTGCAGGCACAGTTTCACCTCCAAGCCCCTAGCTGCAGGTGCCAGTCATTCCTGTGGGGTGGGGCTTGGGCAAAGGGGGGCTGGCTGCTGGGTGATTGCACATCCCTGctgagcaccctgcagcaccACTCACAGGAGTGTACTGCAAACAGTGTTCTGGCTTGCACCCCACCCCCCAACAGGTGCTGACACTTTGACA is from Patagioenas fasciata isolate bPatFas1 chromosome 3, bPatFas1.hap1, whole genome shotgun sequence and encodes:
- the CNPY3 gene encoding protein canopy homolog 3 isoform X3 produces the protein MLVPSRGTPRRPDQAAALRFLLRVLLYVSTLPVSRAVLGAGGLWQGLAGATFPGLGGRREAGGGGAGPRGRREGLPHARRFSPAPHQLQHFGEGGSGLRRGRCRLHGAAGAGAPGRRSGTGRTIGGETGGSTAAGGEGGGHQRHCRCQARPLSPWGRPPVTLGAGRRSWRRQLGAELPPAPGAMADTELPWLLLAAAALLLLPCNEETAELCPSSMAVCKYVAVELKSAFEETSKTKEVIDTKYGFLDGKGSAVKYTQSDIRLIEVTENICKRLLDYNLHKERTGSNRFAKGMSETFETLHNLVHKGVKVVMDIPYELWNETSAEVADLKKQCDVLVEEYEDVIEDWYRHHQTEDLSQFLCANHVLKGKDTSCLAEKWTGKKGDLASVREKQSKKKNRKKKKGQKDESKGAAVLPAAGEALEESGIQEEAPLTHSRVDEL
- the GNMT gene encoding glycine N-methyltransferase, translating into MVDSVYRTRSLGVAAEGLPDQYADGRAARVWQLYIGDTRGRTAEYRSWLLALLRQHRCRSVLDVACGTGVDSIMLLEEGFQVTSVDASDKMLKYALKERWERRKEEPFDRWVIEEANWLTLEKDLEKPGDGFDAVICLGNSFAHLPDFKGDQSDHKLALRNIASMVRPGGVLVIDHRNYDHILATGCAPPGKNIYYKSDLTKDITTSVLLVNNKAHMVTLDYTVQVPPTEAGAAPELSTFRLSYYPHRLEAFTALLKCAFQGKCQHSVLGDFQPYIPGQAHVPCYFIHVVKKTA
- the CNPY3 gene encoding protein canopy homolog 3 isoform X2, translating into MLVPSRGTPRRPDQAAALRFLLRVLLYVSTLPVSRAVLGAGGLWQGLAGATFPGLGGRREAGGGGAGPRGRREGLPHARRFSPAPHQLQHFGEGGSGLRRGRCRLHGAAGAGAPGRRSGTGRTIGGETGGSTAAGGEGGGHQRHCRCQARPLSPWGRPPVTLGAGRRSWRRQLGAELPPAPGAMADTELPWLLLAAAALLLLPSSRPAEPLPTLAPPLSMVVAGQLRQLVVCVVSDLAPSSSHAVWISDENGSALQSFAYGTSQEDGGTVCAICLLPDEPLAEGNFACHVGPNRTSPAHSSSPIHIMGNEETAELCPSSMAVCKYVAVELKSAFEETSKTKEVIDTKYGFLDGKGSAVKYTQSDIRLIEVTENICKRLLDYNLHKERTGSNRFAKGMSETFETLHNLVHKGVKVVMDIPYELWNETSAEVADLKKQAAWQRSGLARRVTWQA
- the CNPY3 gene encoding protein canopy homolog 3 isoform X1, with product MLVPSRGTPRRPDQAAALRFLLRVLLYVSTLPVSRAVLGAGGLWQGLAGATFPGLGGRREAGGGGAGPRGRREGLPHARRFSPAPHQLQHFGEGGSGLRRGRCRLHGAAGAGAPGRRSGTGRTIGGETGGSTAAGGEGGGHQRHCRCQARPLSPWGRPPVTLGAGRRSWRRQLGAELPPAPGAMADTELPWLLLAAAALLLLPSSRPAEPLPTLAPPLSMVVAGQLRQLVVCVVSDLAPSSSHAVWISDENGSALQSFAYGTSQEDGGTVCAICLLPDEPLAEGNFACHVGPNRTSPAHSSSPIHIMGNEETAELCPSSMAVCKYVAVELKSAFEETSKTKEVIDTKYGFLDGKGSAVKYTQSDIRLIEVTENICKRLLDYNLHKERTGSNRFAKGMSETFETLHNLVHKGVKVVMDIPYELWNETSAEVADLKKQCDVLVEEYEDVIEDWYRHHQTEDLSQFLCANHVLKGKDTSCLAEKWTGKKGDLASVREKQSKKKNRKKKKGQKDESKGAAVLPAAGEALEESGIQEEAPLTHSRVDEL